From Triticum urartu cultivar G1812 chromosome 2, Tu2.1, whole genome shotgun sequence, a single genomic window includes:
- the LOC125540140 gene encoding phenolic glucoside malonyltransferase 1-like → MSPVRVIHASYVDVPATAMVSPEPIKLTAMEAQWVVVPVLQHVLLYEGEGLPHFNDVLQSLSSSLAATLRSFAPLAGKLVHLEGTGDVAIVCSSSDGVGFIVAESDADIHRLAGDEEHDVRVLERLAPEVDMGELPTPVLAVQATRFEGGVAVGVTVHHGVADGWSLWTFVEAWATACRGETRAATPCFDRSLVKLPGGQELARSFLRKYAPNLPKAVYPAPLLEDHARLTRRTFTLDARNIQRLKERIVRLGEAQGAAPPSTFIAVVALAWTCFARCKPFASDDDVMVGFLADARHRLEPPVDAGYFGACLTGCIASLPPRELRDEHALAAAARAVQEEVRKKTEDPMAGCNFLAPAFTVAMERLMNVSGASSFRAYELADFGWGRPRRTENTRMNRDGQVALMRARDGLGVQVSVSLLEPAQMAEFKSQLLELVG, encoded by the exons ATGTCTCCGGTGAGAGTAATCCACGCGAGCTACGTCGACGTGCCGGCAACCGCCATGGTGTCACCAGAACCGATCAAGCTCACCGCGATGGAGGCGCAGTGGGTCGTCGTCCCGGTGCTGCAGCACGTCCTGCTGTACGAGGGCGAAGGCTTGCCGCACTTCAACGACGTTCTCCAGTCCCTCAGCTCCTCCCTGGCCGCGACTCTGCGCAGCTTCGCCCCACTGGCCGGCAAGCTCGTACACCTCGAAGGCACGGGCGACGTTGCTATTGTCTGCTCCTCCTCGGACGGCGTCGGTTTCATCGTCGCAGAGTCCGACGCCGACATCCACcgcctcgccggcgacgaggagcaCGACGTGCGCGTGCTCGAGCGGCTCGCGCCGGAGGTGGACATGGGCGAGCTGCCGACCCCCGTCCTGGCCGTGCAGGCCACGCGCTTCGAGGGAGGCGTGGCGGTCGGGGTGACGGTGCACCACGGCGTCGCCGACGGGTGGTCGCTGTGGACGTTCGTCGAGGCGTGGGCGACGGCGTGCCGAGGCGAGACGCGGGCGGCGACGCCGTGCTTCGACCGCTCGCTCGTCAAGCTGCCTGGTGGCCAAGAGCTGGCCAGGAGCTTCTTGAGAAAGTACGCGCCAAATCTACCAAAG GCGGTATATCCGGCGCCGCTCTTAGAGGACCATGCACGGTTGACGCGCCGGACGTTCACCTTGGACGCGCGGAACATCCAGCGCCTCAAAGAGCGCATCGTGCGTCTCGGCGAAGCCCAAGGCGCGGCGCCGCCGTCCACCTTCATCGCGGTCGTCGCGCTCGCCTGGACGTGCTTCGCCCGGTGCAAGCCGTTCGCCTCGGACGACGACGTGATGGTCGGCTTCCTCGCGGATGCCCGGCACCGCCTCGAGCCTCCCGTCGACGCGGGATACTTCGGCGCGTGCCTCACCGGATGCATCGCGAGCCTCCCCCCGCGCGAGCTCCGCGACGAGCACGCCCTGGCGGCCGCGGCGCGTGCGGTGCAGGAGGAGGTCCGCAAGAAGACGGAGGACCCGATGGCCGGGTGCAATTTCCTGGCACCGGCGTTCACGGTCGCCATGGAACGGCTGATGAACGTGTCTGGCGCGTCGAGCTTCCGGGCCTACGAGCTGGCGGACTTCGGGTGGGGCAGGCCGAGGCGGACGGAGAATACCAGGATGAACCGCGACGGCCAGGTGGCGCTGATGCGCGCCAGGGACGGGCTGGGAGTGCAGGTATCGGTCTCGCTGCTCGAACCGGCGCAAATGGCCGAGTTCAAGTCTCAGTTGCTCGAGTTAGTCGGTTAA